The following coding sequences lie in one Alloacidobacterium dinghuense genomic window:
- the hfq gene encoding RNA chaperone Hfq, which yields MDNKPAQNIQDTFLNTVRKDKTPITIYLVSGVKLTGKIRSFDKYSVLLENNSQEQLIFKHAISTVVSSRSVLHTEHRPPSAHTPGHPGGSGVAAAGPSGTESQSA from the coding sequence ATGGACAACAAGCCGGCACAGAACATTCAGGACACGTTTCTTAATACGGTCCGGAAAGACAAAACCCCAATCACTATCTACCTGGTAAGCGGAGTAAAGCTGACGGGTAAGATTCGCTCCTTCGATAAATACTCCGTGCTGTTGGAGAACAATAGCCAGGAACAACTGATTTTCAAGCACGCTATCTCGACTGTGGTCAGCTCGCGCTCAGTGCTCCATACCGAACACAGGCCGCCATCGGCGCATACCCCTGGACACCCAGGCGGGAGCGGTGTGGCTGCTGCGGGCCCCTCGGGAACAGAATCACAGAGCGCATAA